Proteins from a single region of Bogoriella caseilytica:
- a CDS encoding NUDIX domain-containing protein, which yields MTDAKLEREVLTSERLYQSAIFDLVREEVRLDDDVVIRRDFVDHPGAVAIVALREPSGAPEVLLIRQYRHPVRAALWEVPAGLLDVAGEAPLAAAQRELAEEADLTASRWDVLTDYFTSPGASNESLRIYLAREVAEVPEPERHTRVEEEAEMISCWVPLDEAVAAVHAGRIHNPSAVIGILAAASARSKKWAGLRSVEATWLQ from the coding sequence GTGACGGACGCCAAGCTCGAACGTGAGGTGCTCACCTCCGAGCGCCTCTACCAGAGCGCGATCTTCGATCTGGTGCGCGAGGAGGTCCGCCTGGACGACGATGTCGTGATCCGCCGCGACTTCGTCGATCATCCCGGGGCGGTCGCGATCGTCGCGTTGCGCGAGCCATCGGGCGCGCCGGAGGTGCTGCTGATCCGGCAGTATCGCCATCCGGTCCGCGCCGCGCTGTGGGAGGTGCCGGCCGGGCTTCTTGACGTGGCGGGGGAGGCCCCACTGGCCGCTGCCCAGCGCGAACTCGCCGAAGAGGCTGATCTCACCGCGTCGCGCTGGGATGTGCTCACCGATTACTTCACCTCACCGGGAGCCTCGAACGAGTCACTGCGGATCTACCTCGCCCGCGAGGTGGCCGAGGTACCCGAGCCGGAGCGGCACACGCGAGTTGAGGAGGAGGCAGAAATGATCTCCTGCTGGGTTCCGCTCGATGAGGCGGTGGCGGCCGTACACGCCGGTCGCATCCACAATCCGTCTGCCGTCATCGGGATCCTGGCCGCGGCCTCGGCGCGGAGCAAGAAGTGGGCAGGACTGCGCTCGGTCGAGGCCACCTGGCTGCAGTGA